TGCTGTTTGGAACAGTTGCAAATATAAGAATCAGAGTTGGATCTTATGTTTAAAGAATGTGGTTATAATAGATTGGATATATTCATAAGTCATGCTGAAACTAATAGGAATATAGGTTTGTAGCATGCCACAGAAAACTTTGTATCCTGATTTTAGTACGAAGAGCACTTTAAATTTTCCATTCTGCTAACTTGCTAAGATAGGGATGTGACACATGGACTGAAAAGCAAGTTCCCATAGTATTGGTGGGGAAAATGTAGTTAATAGAGTATTAGAGAGAATTATGAAAGTATTACCTTCCACCATAGCCTTTTTCCATGACAATCATATCTCCATTGCCCAGGTTATTAAGTCCCTCAAATTGCTCCACGGTCCATTTGTACCACCTCATCAGGAACACCCGCAATGTAAGACCATGTGACACAATTACTAAGTTCATGTTTGGGTTCCTTTCCCCAGGTGGCTGAAAGCGGCCAATGTCAATATCTGCTCTCAGGGTTTCTCTAAATCCTGCAGGGCTAAACACCCCAATGTTCAAACCCTTAACTATGATTTGAGAGAGAGTATTTAATGGTGAAACTACCTGTTATTCTATCATAAACATCGGCTGCAGATTCCCCATTAGGAAATCGGTAAAAGAAGCGGCCATAGAGAACACGAGTAGCTTTTTCTATCCGCATCTTTTCTCTGTCTTGAAAATTCCCTTTTTTGAAACATAGAGAATTATCAGCAATGAAAATTCCATAAGAATCAAGGTTTACTTTGATGCAACTGGTAAATTGTTCATTGAATTGATCACAGGCTTGAAATATGAGAAGAGAAAAATTGGTAGCCTTTACTAACAGTCACAGAGATATTGAGGGTATGAAAGGAAATAGGTACTACAAAAATTGGCAGAACGCTgtagaaaaataatgaaatttagtagcaatgaaaatttaaacaaaactAGAGGGATTTTGTCATTAAGGTTCAAAAGGGAGCTTTGTTAAGTGTATAAGAAACACATCATGGATCTTTCTACTCCTGACTTACAGCCTTACATAGGGCTGGAATGAGGCAGATGATGTCTAAGGTTTCTGTATACTCTACGTACATGATTGAAATTTAGCAGatgaaattattaaatcaaacataaaatttaGTATAACTGAACTGGTAATCAGGACTCAAAACAGTATCTTGATTCTGTTTCTGGTGTTAACTTGGTGGGATTAGAGTACATCTATTCTTCATATAGCACTCCCTACACTATCATTGTGTATGTGAAAGCAAATGTTAATTTAGCACAAAAACAGTATTGTCTCTGCCAAATTTTAGAACATATTGCATTGtacaattttataaaacatcactTGTATTATAGTGATTAGGGATACAATTAATTTGAAGTTATACACttagaattttgttttgctACCAATCTCAATGCACACATTCAAATAAGCATCATCCTTCACTGCACATATACCCCATTACCCATATGCAGCCACATGCATACATACACACAACTTCCAAAACTTACAAGATAGAATGAATACAAGCATTTTTAACAAAAGCAGGTGAtgcttatataatatttaaatgcatacacacacacacacatatatatataatacacaTATATgccatatttcttttcttttttaatgttcTATATCTTAGtgatattacatttttttcagCCAATTTTATTGTCCTTTGGTATAGGTACTATCTCAATCAAGATTATCTATGTACATGGAATGACCTGTACATAAATTGGAAAGTGAAATCTACGGTAAGGAGATGTGAGATCAAGATCTTGCCTATTTTGACTACGCATATACTTTAAACTATAAACATGGACATGGACAAATCTACGGAATTGAATGTTTTAGGATTTGCTCTTTGCCACTTTTACTagtgaatttttgttttgtgaATTGTTCTAGTGCTTAGGTAACTGTGGGATAGAGATGGTCAACACCTGATTCTTCATTATAAGACAGTTGCCAACTGATCATAGAATGAAATCCAgtttttatcacttttttttgGTTCGGGAACCATGTATGTGATTGGGTCACTGTAAAACAGGGTACCTACCAAAATCTTGCTCTCGTAGACGAGGCTCTTCTCTCCAGCCAGCAATCCTTCGGCGTTTAAATGCTCGAGCCAAACACCTCAATGTTTCTAGTGTTCTCCTATATGGTGACACATAGAAGTAAACTTTCCAATCATCCACACCATCTTTCTCTATCATCTTCCTTATATTCTTTCCACATTCCTCAGCTTGAGCCATTCCTTTTTCTGTGAGTTTAATCTTTGGATCAGGGACCTGTGTATAGACACTTTCATCAACATTTCCTTCACTCTGTCCATGTCGAACCAGAATTATCCGGCGAGGCCGTGGAGGCAGGACAGTAGGTGAACTAATAATAGGATTCTTTTCTGGGAAACTGGTCAACCAGTTATCTGAAGGTTCATGGGTCACTCTAGGTCTTGGCTGTCCATTGGTGTCCTGGCAGCATTGGATGGAGTTTGAACTCAACCTTTTCTGGCTAGAAACTGCA
This DNA window, taken from Vitis vinifera cultivar Pinot Noir 40024 chromosome 2, ASM3070453v1, encodes the following:
- the LOC100258700 gene encoding phosphoglycerate mutase-like protein AT74; its protein translation is MATFYLTLNPASFLAVSSQKRLSSNSIQCCQDTNGQPRPRVTHEPSDNWLTSFPEKNPIISSPTVLPPRPRRIILVRHGQSEGNVDESVYTQVPDPKIKLTEKGMAQAEECGKNIRKMIEKDGVDDWKVYFYVSPYRRTLETLRCLARAFKRRRIAGWREEPRLREQDFGNFQDREKMRIEKATRVLYGRFFYRFPNGESAADVYDRITGFRETLRADIDIGRFQPPGERNPNMNLVIVSHGLTLRVFLMRWYKWTVEQFEGLNNLGNGDMIVMEKGYGGRYSLLMHHTEEELRNFGLTEEMLIDQEWQKIAKPGELNYDCLITGPSFFTHFEDEDNET